Genomic window (Longimicrobium sp.):
GCCGCGCCGCATCGGCGTGGTGGGGCATCCCCGCTACGCCCAGTTCGTCGAGGCCCTCGCCCGCCTGGTCGCGCTCGCCCGGCGGGAGGGGGCCGAGCTGTATTTCGAGGACCAGCTGCTCGAGGAGCAGGCCGGCGGCCGGTGCCTCACGCCCGACGTGGTTCCCTCGCTGGACCTGCTGCTGACGCTGGGGGGCGATGGAACGCTCCTGCGCGGCGCCCGCATCGTGGCGCACGAGCGCATCCCCGTGCTGGGGATCAACCTGGGGCACCTGGGCTTCCTCACCTCCGCCGCGCCCGAGGAGATGGAGCGCGCGCTGGGGATGTGGTTCGCGGGCGAGTTCTCGCTCGACGAGCGGATGGCGCTGTCGGTGACCTTCTCGCTCCCGGACGGCACCGACGGCGGGGGGTACCTGGCGCTGAACGACGCCGTGCTGCACAAGGGCGGCGCCGCGCGGGTGATCCGCCTGGCCGTGCGCGCCAGCGGCGAGGAGGTGGGCACCTACTCGGCCGACGGCATCATCCTCTCCACACCGACCGGATCGACCGCGTACTCGCTTTCCGCCGGCGGGCCCATCGTCTCCCCGTCGGTGCACTGCATCGTGGCCACGCCCATCTGCCCGCACACGCTCGGGGTGCGCCCGCTCGTCCTCCCCGCCGAGGCGCTGGTCACCGTCGAGGTGCTGTCGCCCACCGAAGAGCTGGTGCTGACCATCGACGGGCAGGAGCACGAGCGGCTGCAGCCCGGCGCCAGCATCTTCGTCTGCCGCGCGCCCGACCCGGTGCGGCTGGTGCGCTTCGCCGGCCAGACCTTCTTCTCCACCCTCCGCCGCAAGCTCAACTGGGGCGACCTGGAGGAGCGCGACCGCAACCCCGTCATCCCGTAGGCGGGCGGGGGGATTCAGCGGAAAAACACGTCGCCCCGCCGACATCGTCCTGAGTGGATGAAAGAAGGTCGCCGTGAGCGCCGATGCCGCGGAATAAGCGGATCAGCCTCGCGCAGTTTGCGAGGCTTCCCGTCGTTGTTGCTGCGGCTTCAGCCGCCGGTGCGCGGCCTCATACCGTATCTGGAGATTACCTGTGCATTTCCGCTCAAGACTAGGGAGACGTCATCCTGAGGCCGGCCACAGTGCAAGCTGAATCTGCACAGGTATTTGCAGGCCGAAGGATCTATAGCCGGTGCCGCACGTTCGCTGAG
Coding sequences:
- a CDS encoding NAD(+)/NADH kinase; the encoded protein is MSAPRRIGVVGHPRYAQFVEALARLVALARREGAELYFEDQLLEEQAGGRCLTPDVVPSLDLLLTLGGDGTLLRGARIVAHERIPVLGINLGHLGFLTSAAPEEMERALGMWFAGEFSLDERMALSVTFSLPDGTDGGGYLALNDAVLHKGGAARVIRLAVRASGEEVGTYSADGIILSTPTGSTAYSLSAGGPIVSPSVHCIVATPICPHTLGVRPLVLPAEALVTVEVLSPTEELVLTIDGQEHERLQPGASIFVCRAPDPVRLVRFAGQTFFSTLRRKLNWGDLEERDRNPVIP